The DNA sequence GTGGTTGTTGTCACGATCACATGGGACTTGTTGTCCTGGATGGAGGCGACGGGCTCGTTGAGGTGGATATTGGCGTGGCCGACAAGGTTGGCAATGCCCTTGGCGATAGACTGGGTACCTGAGACATGTTGGCAGCTGTCAAAGGTGAAAAGGGTCATCTAGCGGAACTTACCAGACTTGATTCGCATGTAGTTACCGCCAGTCACATCGTCGGCACGGATCGCGAGAAGGCCGTGGTTGGTCCGGCAGTACTCAATGAACCAGGCGGCAGACTCTTCAGTAGACTCGAGACCGTGCATGACACGGACCCAAAGGTTGACCATGGCCAGAGTCTTGGGACGTGCACCAAGGTTGCGGACATACTGGTCCAGGCTCACCTGGTCATCTTCCTTGCGGAAGCCGTTGGGCTTGAGAGACTCGGCCTGGATGTGGTCACGGATCATCTCAaggttcttcttgtcctcggggcTGAACTGTCGACGGTGTAAGTGGCTTGACCAATATCTTCTTCATAACACGTACTTCGGGAGTAATTCCATGGGGGAACTCGATCctcttgccatcctcaaggacCATGACAGCTGTCTCGCCAAGACGCTGCTTGAAGATCTGGCCGGTGAGGCCGAACCTCTCAATGTAGGACCAGATCCGAGGCTGCAACTGGTCGTTGACCCAGGCGGCTCCCAGATCCGCGTTTCCCTTGCCATTGGCCAGCGGAACCGTCCAGCTCTTACCTCCGACCCGGTCCCGGGCCTCAACGACGGCGACTGATAGGCCGGCCTTTTGGGCGGAGAGGGCAGCTTGGAGGCCACTGAAGCCGGCGCCAACCACGACTACATCAAACATtgtggagatggatgggtttTTGGTTTTTGGTATGGTCTTGAAGGTCGTAGATGTGAATGATGAGGATAAAGGAAGGAATTAGATATTTGAAATCGCTCTATGTTGCTTTTATAACCGTTTTCCCCTCTGTTGAAGCAGTGGCAGGTCTCCGCGTTGCGGTCACGACCATCAACTATTCCAGAATAGGAAATTTTAATGAGAGCCTCAGATTCGATGATGCTCGGTCTTGGCCAGCCACTTGCAGGTCACCTGACGGCCCTTCACTGCCCAAGCCCGACAAAGAACGGCAGATATGAGACCGCCTTCGGTTCTTGTTTAGCTCTCGGGAGTCCTTCTGAACCCGATGGTGGACGACCTGCATTACAGTAGCTGGAAAGGTTAGCTTGTGCGTACCCCGCCGTGGGGAAACTCACGgggtcggaggaggaggctttAGCACACTGGATCTCGGCTTCTAGAGTAGAGAAGATCCGAGGGTGCGCCTGAGAGTCGGGGTCCGTGGCCGGTAGACGTGTAAGCCGTTGTCGGTCGGCGAGGTGACAGAATGGACAAGCAGAGTTTAGCAGAAGAGATACCTGTCTTTTTCTCTCAACCCTCCACGGCTTGCATCCGTCGGCTCACATCCGTCCCGTACAAGTTGCGCAAAGACGTGATGGATCCCGTAGAGAGGTATCGCGAATATAATATAGATATGAGCGTAGCTAGAGGGAATATAAAAACGAAAGCCCACTGAGTGCCATCGAGAATTACCTTACTGAGCCAGTTCAACGCATTCTCGTGTCTTTTCCTCATAAAACCAAGCTTGCACCAActtgaagctattcccaaGTACCAAGACACAAATCAACATCCCCCGAATAAGAGCTTCCCCGTGCGTAATGGCTTCCACCACCGACTACGAGCAGATTGCCGAGTCCCTGAGACAGGCACGCCTCAACAAGGCACCCATCCCCGCCCCCTCAGAGACATTCCCCAAGCTCGACGTCAAGGGTGCCATAGAGGTCCAAAAGATCACTGTGCGCACCGCTGTCGAAAAGGATGG is a window from the Fusarium keratoplasticum isolate Fu6.1 chromosome 5, whole genome shotgun sequence genome containing:
- a CDS encoding Amine oxidase, with the translated sequence MFDVVVVGAGFSGLQAALSAQKAGLSVAVVEARDRVGGKSWTVPLANGKGNADLGAAWVNDQLQPRIWSYIERFGLTGQIFKQRLGETAVMVLEDGKRIEFPHGITPEFSPEDKKNLEMIRDHIQAESLKPNGFRKEDDQVSLDQYVRNLGARPKTLAMVNLWVRVMHGLESTEESAAWFIEYCRTNHGLLAIRADDVTGGNYMRIKSGTQSIAKGIANLVGHANIHLNEPVASIQDNKSHVIVTTTTGKAFKAKKLIISMPSAMLKELNFSPPLPQRAQEVYNNTKLGHYNKAIVFYEKPWWRDLGYNGFFMDYQGPACVVRDTSFDDVGLYGFTCFVNGKTGEEWAAKYPHERRKLILDQIARAFNVGPDSVAYRPMEFVEQVWQHEQFSRGALAPVTKIGHLSEYADIYGKPIGNIHFVGTEHAKHWKGYLEGALASGEVGAKEVIEALEQQPPKSRL